One window of the Natronomonas marina genome contains the following:
- a CDS encoding helix-turn-helix domain-containing protein: MSNYTFESETPHQDGEILERLYHSEGLSLREIGDVLGVSEATIRRWMDRHDIERGDQLNHVGYDQPWHDEEKMREKYVEEGLSTNDLASLWGCCRKTIYKWMRRHGIEPRGFAPWEEVSDENHPARKEDIGDYRYYGPNWNEQRRKALQRDTPNNGSEPVCQRCGMCMSEHEEQHGVGLHVHHIVPLREFEDGDGDVDYEKANRLENLITVCMDCHVTWENCQPLRIQIA, encoded by the coding sequence ATGAGTAACTACACCTTCGAGTCCGAGACGCCCCACCAAGACGGAGAGATTCTGGAACGACTCTACCACTCCGAAGGGCTCTCCCTGAGAGAGATCGGCGACGTCCTCGGTGTCAGTGAGGCCACCATCCGACGATGGATGGATCGTCACGACATCGAACGGGGAGATCAACTGAACCACGTCGGATACGATCAACCGTGGCACGATGAAGAGAAGATGCGAGAGAAGTACGTTGAAGAGGGGCTGTCGACGAACGATCTCGCCTCACTGTGGGGTTGTTGCCGCAAGACGATCTACAAGTGGATGAGACGCCACGGCATCGAACCGAGGGGATTCGCGCCGTGGGAAGAGGTCAGTGACGAGAACCACCCTGCACGGAAAGAAGATATTGGTGACTACAGATACTACGGCCCCAACTGGAACGAACAGAGGAGGAAAGCACTCCAGAGAGACACGCCGAACAACGGTTCTGAACCGGTCTGTCAACGGTGCGGGATGTGTATGAGTGAACACGAGGAACAGCACGGTGTTGGTCTTCACGTCCACCACATCGTCCCCCTACGAGAGTTCGAGGATGGCGACGGTGACGTTGACTACGAGAAGGCCAACCGACTGGAGAATCTCATCACCGTCTGCATGGACTGTCATGTGACGTGGGAGAACTGCCAACCACTACGGATTCAGATCGCGTAG
- a CDS encoding restriction endonuclease: MAAWYGGFEVDVFGVRDGYRVLCQCKDWRPEHPITPAAVWRLVAVAYTVEARPVLVTTSELTRRARQIARRWEVAVVRPVDLEREPGLPTPGHRLGLPRERRWGSRLDDDGEMRELLLRGGIHPRRESRPSY, from the coding sequence GTGGCGGCGTGGTATGGGGGTTTCGAGGTTGACGTGTTCGGCGTCCGCGACGGCTACCGCGTGCTGTGCCAGTGCAAGGACTGGCGTCCGGAACATCCCATCACACCCGCCGCAGTCTGGCGACTCGTCGCCGTCGCGTACACCGTTGAAGCGCGGCCAGTCCTCGTCACCACGTCGGAACTGACCCGACGCGCCCGCCAGATCGCGCGTCGCTGGGAGGTCGCGGTCGTCAGGCCCGTGGATCTCGAGCGTGAGCCGGGGCTGCCCACGCCCGGCCACCGCCTCGGACTGCCGCGTGAGCGTCGGTGGGGTTCGCGGCTGGATGACGATGGGGAGATGCGGGAGTTGCTCTTGCGCGGCGGGATCCACCCGCGCCGCGAGTCGAGGCCGTCCTACTGA
- a CDS encoding S26 family signal peptidase — MTSDRALLSIAAGVGFASLWDFVLWSAPYAMIGMQLLAGLMPVGVAAGTGSMHPVVDGGDRLVTDAGIGDTERGDVIQYDAPGSPTTAHRAMFHVDAGENWYDRADPRFLGDADSCEELRNCPAPHPGWITRGDANPEYDQASGRNPPVKSEWVEGRVWVVVDDETWEITLLST, encoded by the coding sequence ATGACGAGTGACCGCGCCCTTCTATCCATCGCCGCCGGCGTCGGCTTCGCCAGCCTGTGGGACTTCGTACTCTGGAGCGCGCCCTACGCGATGATCGGGATGCAGCTCCTCGCGGGACTGATGCCCGTTGGCGTGGCCGCCGGCACGGGCTCGATGCATCCAGTGGTGGATGGTGGCGACCGCCTCGTCACGGACGCCGGGATCGGCGACACCGAGCGCGGGGACGTCATCCAGTACGACGCCCCGGGCAGCCCGACGACGGCCCACCGCGCGATGTTCCACGTCGACGCGGGTGAGAACTGGTACGACCGCGCGGATCCACGCTTCCTCGGCGACGCCGACTCGTGCGAAGAGCTGAGGAACTGCCCCGCCCCGCATCCGGGGTGGATCACACGCGGGGACGCCAACCCCGAGTACGATCAGGCGAGCGGGCGGAACCCACCCGTGAAGTCGGAGTGGGTTGAGGGACGCGTGTGGGTCGTCGTCGATGACGAGACGTGGGAGATCACGCTGCTATCCACGTGA
- a CDS encoding tyrosine-type recombinase/integrase, whose amino-acid sequence MRVESTKGENQYKCWLTPDEVDALIEAAEQLSHRHKVVVLLGTKVGLRAKEYTRIRPNDVFREAGKYRITVRGKDTSGELGDEGKRRDAYLPERVERELLELQYDEDIADDGPYFPVTKTRIRQMVHEAAREAARMGVGRREDWEKVSSHDLRRYYAHNLLVRQRVNPRVVMKNGGWETYSAIEPYLNEPTPENVNEEMARAGLD is encoded by the coding sequence GTGCGAGTCGAATCCACCAAAGGCGAAAACCAGTACAAGTGCTGGCTCACTCCCGACGAGGTCGACGCTCTCATCGAAGCCGCTGAACAGCTGTCGCATCGACACAAGGTCGTCGTTCTCCTCGGCACGAAGGTCGGTCTCCGTGCCAAGGAGTACACGCGCATCCGTCCGAATGACGTGTTCCGCGAGGCGGGGAAGTATCGCATCACCGTCCGTGGGAAGGACACCAGCGGCGAACTCGGCGACGAAGGCAAGCGACGCGACGCCTACCTCCCCGAGCGCGTCGAACGCGAGCTGCTTGAACTCCAGTACGACGAGGACATCGCCGACGACGGGCCGTACTTCCCCGTCACCAAGACACGGATCCGCCAGATGGTTCACGAGGCCGCCCGTGAGGCCGCGCGGATGGGTGTCGGTCGTCGAGAGGACTGGGAGAAGGTCAGCAGCCACGACTTGCGGCGCTACTACGCGCACAACCTCCTCGTGCGCCAGCGGGTCAACCCGAGAGTCGTGATGAAGAACGGCGGCTGGGAGACCTACTCCGCGATCGAACCCTACCTCAACGAGCCGACGCCGGAGAACGTCAACGAGGAGATGGCCCGCGCCGGCCTCGACTGA